A region from the Lolium perenne isolate Kyuss_39 chromosome 4, Kyuss_2.0, whole genome shotgun sequence genome encodes:
- the LOC127297137 gene encoding homeobox-leucine zipper protein HOX12 isoform X2 translates to MSSEEEERQLFPSFLFPESFPADAATPNSGGEQRKAGRQRRRRKARQVAESDGDDAAAKKRRLTDDQAQFLEMSFRKERKLETPRKAQLAAELGLDTKQVAVWFQNRRARYKSKLIEEEFSKLRAAHDAVVVHNCHLEVEPKKKEKKTKKQKSRYSISGLTTAIHPPPKQHLKYRLSKNDASKKGTVL, encoded by the exons ATGAGCTCTGAGGAGGAAGAGAGACAGCTGTTCCCTTCGTTCCTCTTCCCGGAGAGTTTCCCGGCGGACGCGGCCACGCCAAACTCCG GTGGCGAGCAGAGGAAGGCCGGCCGGCAGCGGCGGAGGAGGAAGGCTCGTCAGGTGGCGGAGAGCGATGGCGACGACGCTGCGGCGAAGAAGCGGCGTCTGACCGACGACCAGGCACAGTTCCTTGAGATGAGCTTCCGGAAGGAGCGGAAGCTTGAGACCCCGCGCAAGGCTCAGCTCGCCGCCGAGCTTGGCCTCGACACCAAGCAGGTGGCAGTGTGGTTCCAGAACCGCCGCGCCCGCTACAAGAGCAAGCTCATCGAGGAGGAGTTCTCCAAGCTGCGCGCGGCCCACGACGCCGTCGTCGTCCACAACTGTCACCTCGAGGTCGAG ccaaaaaaaaaggaaaagaaaactaagaaacaaaagtcccgctacagtatctcgggcctaacaacagcaatacatccaccgccaaaacaacacctgaaatacagactctccaaaaacgacgcctccaagaagggaacagtgctctaa